The Chionomys nivalis chromosome 6, mChiNiv1.1, whole genome shotgun sequence sequence ccggcttattcTTATGCGGTAGTTAGTACAGTCTCTAGAACCTCAAACCTTACCTATCCGACTAAATTTTGTTGCTGGAAACTTGATTCTacacttgtttaaaaaaaaaaagctcctccaaagcaacagagaaaccctgtctcaccccctcccccgtcaaaaaaacaaaaacaaactcaaggTAATCCTGAATGTGTAGTATTAACTCCAGCTCCCTTTTAAGAAGGGGTGTTCAAAAGCcaggtggaggtgcacacctttaatcctagcacttaagaggtagaggcaggcggatctctgtgaggccagcctggtctacagagtgagtttcaggacagccagggctatagagaaaccctgtctcaaaaaaaaaaaaaaaaaaaaaaccccacaaaaaagtTAATTTCTAGCctaggcctgcaatcccagcaccttaTATGCTGAGatttcatttcagaaaataagTCCCCCACCATAGCTAGAAAGTCTGCCTGAACAACGTAGACAACCTGGTTCTTCCAACAGAGACAGCTTCCCATATGTAGATGAGGGGGTGATTTAGGTGAATCATGTCTGCAGAGAATACAAGAACACAGGAAGAGAATGCTGCAGATAAAATGAACTACGGGAGTTGGCgctggtggcctttaatcccagcacttgagaggcagaggcaggcagatttctgggagttcaaggccagcctggtctctgagTGAGTTTTAGGAAAGGCTCCAAGAGCCACACAGAAAAACGctgtcacagaaaacaaaacaacaaaaaaagcctgGGATAGaagctcagtggttgagcacaTATGTTCAGCCCTACAAAAACCTGGGTTTAATCCTGAATaccacaaaataagaaatattagCCAAAAAGCAATGTGGCATGAACACAGGAAGCTACTAAGAAATATACATctcgaggcaggagagatggctcagcctctTTCAGAAATCCTCTTTCAGaaagcaaccacatgatggttcacaaccaactacaatgggatctgatgtccttggTTATGCAGGCATAACCAGGTAACGCATGATATGTATGTAtaacataaatctttttaaaaaatgcacccAAAGCCCAGGAATGTGACATTTTGAGCAAACACAACATAAGTAGGTCAAAACAAGACCCAGAAAAAGCCTGCAGAAGCACAATCACCATCTTAAAAGCTCAAGCTGTGAATTTAGCTTCAAATGACATCCAAAGCATACGACCACAGAAAATGGTGCTTCCCATTCCATACTTTACAGTTACAATAGTTTAGTAATGGTGTGATGTGTtctctataacacacacacacatttctgttttcgagacaggaattagctctggagaccaggttggccacgGATGCACCTGTGTCTTATTCCAGTGAGTTAATCTGCACCATCCTAGATTTCTAATACCAAATTCACTCTTGCAAACACAGTACCTCCTCTGACCCCCTACTTTTGCAAACAACCTGTACAGCTCCCCAGGATTAATAaactctaaaatatattttttcattccaTCCAAAAATCAAAATGTTAGTCACAGTAGGGCatggcagtacatgcctttaaccccaataCTAGGGTAGggtttgggaggtagaagcaagacTATCTTAAGTTCAAAGACAATCCTGGTTGAATATCAACTTCCCTGGTTATGTTCAGGAGAAAGTGAAGCCTGGTAAGAAAAACTAAAGAATGAATAATGAGAAACAGCAGACCTGTTCTGGGACAGAATGGGCACCTCAGTAGCCGTCTGAGGTCGGTGCACTGCTGTCACCACAATTGCTCTAGCAAACCTGGTTCCCTTAGCCGCTGCCACATTATGCAGAGCTAGTGATCGAGTTTGCATAACTGCACTGAAAGTCTGACCAGCGAGATGAGGGAGGCAAGCAGTGCAGGAACCACTCCCGCTACCATGTTTGTGCCCAAGACTGGAGATCCTGGAAGCTCACTCACATAAAGTACCTTCCCACCCAATGCTAACTCCACTTAAGGCAGTAGCAGCCCAGGAGCCTATCTATCCACCCAGAGAAACATGCAACCTTCCTTTCTGCAACTGAAAGAAACCTCAGTTAAGATTACAACCCACTGAAACAAGTATTTGCTCAAGTGAACAGGCATGTTCAGGTAAATTTTTACCATGTCTGGAGTAACGTTGTTCTTTATGTACTGAGAGAACTGTTTCTTGTAAGCATCTTCATCTTCCTCCATTAGGTAGCGCATGTAGTCTGCAACATTCTGACCCATGATGTGCTTACGATGTACCTCTGCGTTGAACTCCTTGCTTTCAGAATCATAACCAGGGAATCGTTTGGtactaaaatgaaattttcatattttagtgTACACACAAAGAAACTACTACATTCCCAGGAATTCACTTCAAGAGCTGCCATCAGTCCCGTCTTGAAACAATTATTGCATCATATGCAATCAAAGGACCAACTACTAACTGCTCAGTTAGCAGGATGTCATCACTAGCAGCTCATCTCTGAATTCCACAAGATAAAGACTCCATAAACAAATTTGCTTTTCATCTTCAGGGTAGTTTTCTAGCcattctctgtctcccaagcattTACATAGCCAGATCAGCACTTCGTTGGTTCTTTCGATtttgacaaggtttctgtgtgtagctttggagcctgtcctggcaccagctctgcagaccagtctggcctccaactcagagatccacccgccttgCTGGGCTTTTGAACAGTCACCAGTATTTTCTAGCACAAGTGTCCCTGCCCACTGGCACAGGAAGCAGCCCCAAAACTCATCCCTCAAATCCTTTTATTTCTCAGTACCTAGGATAAGAGGAATTAGTGATTTGTCTAAAGTCACAATGAAGATATTCAAGGAGCAATTTATAAGCCAGTAAGTCATCTACTTGACAAAAATCACCAACTTCAAGAAACTACAAGTTAATCTACTTAATTTCCAAGAATGCCCAGCAATCTTAATTAATGGCTGGAAGCTTTGTTTCTAAATGTATATTCTAAAAGCCACATTTCCCCCCAACTCAATAAACCAACTTTTACTCtgaccagaaaaagaaaatgcacagggctaggcagtggtgtcacacgcctttaatgccaacactcaggaagcagaggcagaagattaTCACCTCAAGTTCCAGAGTAGCTTGGGCTAGAGAGCGAGACCTTGTCTCCCCTTTTCTAAtgcaggttacagtcccttcctGTGCAGTTATCTAACATGCAGCAGGCACAGAACATGATCAACAGGAAATACTGGAGTCCAGGCAGAAACCTCGAATACGATCTATTACCTATGAGGAATAGACAAGCCTCCATCCACAGCTCCCTTCAGGGCCCCGAAAACTTTATTGCCAGTTGTAGTTCGAGCAAGACCAGCATCCAAATAGCAAGTGAAGGCCCCAGGCTGACCATCGATGCTTTCCACATTGTACTCATCTCCAGTCACCTCCACTTGGCCTTCATAGATCTTGTCCATACCAAACCTATTGAGAAGCTACGAACAGAGAAGGCAACATAAAAACCCATCTCAGTGCACTCAAACCACCCCAAATGTATTTCATCTAACAACGGAACAATTTGATCCTTACATTTACTTGTGTGATTTTTGTATTTCTTCAGTCGTATTTGGCTACAATTTCAACATCTTCAGATGTAGTTTTAATAGATTTTAGGTAGGATCCCAGGCTGAAAGGAACAACTGCCTGCAGCTCTGCTGTGTAACGTCTTAATCTGGGCTACTCCTCTGCTGGTACATTATCTGGCTACGGCTTCACCATAAGCCAAGACCTCACTAAGCTGTTTTTACCTATCATAGATAGCAACATTCCCCCTACAAAAGTATATTTTAGCAACCCAGGATGATGGGGTCAACATTGACACATTGCTTGCCGACTACACTGCAAAACAGTCAAAACTGAGAGCACAAAAATAAGGCAGATTTCCTATTTCCACCTCCTACTAGTAGATCCTGTCAATCACgtaaagagaaacaaacatgTTAATGTCCACCCTCCAAAGAGGGGaggatattttcttaaattttaatgtctaaatAAACTACCTGTGATAGATAGCCCATCAAATCAGATTCTAAGGATCTTAGCAGAACACTCCTGACCTACATTTTTAATGCAGGCTGGTAGAAGATTCACACACCTCTAGGTAGTTAGGTCTTTGCTGGCCAACTAGCCATTCTCAAAGTGACTTTTCAAATTCAAGATTAAAAGCTAAGTTCTGGGCTGTGAGAcagctcactgggtaaaggtacTTTGCTACCCACCCCTGGAACACACGGTTAGAAGAGAACCAGCCCATGCaggtgtcctctgaccgccaGTGTGCTGTGGTAGGCGTGTGCcccacgcatacacacaaacaaacacataacagCAGCTCTCAGAGGCATTAAACAATCTGAAATACTCAAGCTACACCCAATGGATAGCAAACCGCAGActccaccactgaagaaaattctATCAGAGCTGGTCTAGACAGATCCAGAAGTCACAGGTGACGCACCCTGCGGGCCAGCAGCAGGCCAGTACAATAGGCGGCAGCGTAGTTTGTCAGGCCGACTTTCACACCGTATTTCGGCAGTTCGTGTGCGTAGGCGGCGCAGACTATCATGTCCCCCTCTATACGGGCATAGGCAATCTGCAGGGAGAAAAAAACAGGTTAGTATTTGTTGCTCCAGTACCGGTCCCACCTAAGTCCTTTTAACAAGACGAGGGAGAAGAGACATCTAtgaacatctgtgtgtgtgtgtgtcatcccCACCCACATCTACAAGTTACCACTTGTCAACTACACAGAAATTTAGCAAAAAACATAGTATGGCTAAAAAACATACTACACGTTAGAACTTAGTTACAAtcacaaaaaataagtaaataaaagtcaGGGCTGTGGTGCCAAATGcattggaggcagaggtaggcaggggatctctgtgagttcaggccagcctggtctacaaagcgagttccagaacagccaaggagATATATTCTGTCTCAAATCTCCCAACCccaaaaatcaagtaaaaaacaaacaaaaaccccccaACTCTTAAAATATCCTTTAGGCTAAATTCAACTAAGCCTTAGCTAGGTGGTGCTCAGTTATCAGAACATAGACAACCCTCCCTTCGCAGTCAATAAATTTGCATAGAAAGCAAGTGCACCCAGCAAGCAAATTTCAGCTACCCAGAACTTACGTGCAAGTTCTGAATACAGGAACTGCCATTTCTTAGAGGGCTTCCACAcatttttgtacattttaaaacccatttcaaacagaaataacaagcTGGCTTTTCAATTCAGGACCTTACTGTACAGCCAGGTGGTGATCCTGCTTGTCAGCATCACCTTTAACAATGGGGGctggagacggctcagtggccTCGCTGCTCTGGCAGAGCCAGgcacaattcccagcacccacatggtatctcacaactgtctgtaactctagttccaggtcaCCCAACAtcctcatgcaggcaaaacaccagtgctcattaaataatagtaataaaaaagtgCCTCTTTAATGAGTCAAGTGGCACAGAGTAAGAGCCAGGAGCTCGTGTACGACAAACTCCGTAGGAGTAATTAATTCGGAGACTAGACTACATGCAAACCTGTTTCCCCAGCCTTTCTCCCAAACTCAATAAAACTGGGTCAGGATTTCCAAACCTGTCCAAAaatagcaactttttttttttttttttggagacaggagtttcctgtagctttggtgcctgtcctggaactagctcttgtagaccaggctggccttgaactcagagatctgcctgctggtattaaaggcgttaTGTGGCCACCACCCAGCCAAAAATAGCAATTTTGAAGCCTCAGCTTTAAACCTAACTCCAAGAAAACCTTCTCTATCACAGAGACTAAATAGAGTTGTAGAGTCTGATCACACAACGCTCAAACATAACTCACCTGGCAGATGATGTCTCTGTTAGTTACACGAACTATCATCCTGTATTTGGGTGTGttgtacttatttttgtcttGGATCACTAATCGTTTCCGAGCATAGTAGTCGGTTTtaccctctgcaagaacaaaaaaatttaagacgGATATTCCACCACGAAGCCGATTCAGAAACAAGACCAGGAGAAAAGCTGCTCATACCTCGCCGCCTTCTGAATCTCACTTGGTATCTCTTGAAGTAGGCCTTGTTCTTGACAACTTTCACAAACccctttaaagggaaaaaaaaaaaaaagtcatcagtGTTTTACTAAATGTTTCAATGTTATTTTTCAAGCAGgctgtcactatgtagcccaagacGACCTAGAATTTGATAAGCTCCTGAGTGCTAAGTTAATAGGCTCCAATCACTTTGCTTTAGTCTATACTTCTGACCTGAGTTAACCCTGTAACAATAACATTCAAAAGCAAATTAATACAACTGTCAACTTGTAGCATGATTCCAGACTGGAATCTACAACCACTctggagcagtggctctcagccttcctaatgccgtgacccTTTAACACGGTTCCTCAcactacctcataactgtaattttgctgttatgaatcgtaatgtaaatatccagtATGCGACcccaacccacaggctgagatcGTGCAAACACATAACCAAGCATCAGAAAAGCTGTAAAGGTGGATGCAGAGGCAAGGCCCGAGACTCAGCCCTCCACAGCTGCGGGATCCTACTTCTACTAAGCAGGTATAAACTCATCTTCGTATTCTCTTTAAACACCCTTTCAACTCCTTCGCTTACTTTCTCGTGAACTGGTACCAATTGATCCCTGTGCCAACCTGGGAAGCATCACCCTGGACAGCAATCTGTGCTGAAAACTGGGCACCTCACCTCGAGAATTTAACCTCACAATTATCACTTCCTCCCTGCGTTTGGTGAAGAACTCAACTGAGTGCCTCGGTGCTCCGGGACGGCGTACACTCCGCGGTCACTCACACTGGGCAACGCTACCTACACCCTCAGTCCACCTCCCAGGTCCGATTTCAGCAAACACACCGAAAACGAGGACCAGGCACTAGCTAGGAAGGGGTTGAAGGGGTTAAGAGCCGCCAAATCCCAAATGACGCGTGCTCCCTTCCGGGATCAGGAGTGCCACGGCGCCCAGCCTCCGCTGACAATCCCGGTTTAAAGGCCACTTCCCCGGACCGGGCCAGGCTTCCGCCCTGCAGCCCTCGGGACGCCCCGAGAGGCCGCCGGGGTCGAGCGGGGTGCCCGCCCCAGCAAGCCGCGTCCCGGGCACCCAACGCTGCAGCCCCTCCCCCCGGCAGCCATGAAGGCCACGCTAGGAGCGGCGGCCGCACAGCCGAGAATCGAGTGCCATCTGCGCCCGCGCCACACGGGACGGGTCCCGCGCGGGCATCGGCGAGAGCAGGGGCCGCTGGCCCCGTGCAGGCGCCGCCCTGAGCCCCCGATGCCCACTCACCATGGTGCGGAGCAGAAACCCGCAATCGCGGCTCCACGCAGACCTGCGGGCCCGGCGGCGCTAGGGGAAAAAAGACCGGAGTGTCGTGCGCATGCGCAGTATGTAGCGCCGCAAAGACGCCGGCGACGTGGGGAAGAAAGCGGCCGGAGTCGTCAAGGCGCTCGGTCTGCCTCCCCCTGCTGGCCGGAGGGTGAATGTCAGGGTTtggggtttttgatttttttttttttttttttttttttttgccttgtctCAACCCGCAAGCAGGATTGGCGGTGAGAACAGGGAATAcaggttttggattttttttttctctaggacGTTTTtaatcacgcacacacacagaaatacttatattttttttccctaagcaggaaagaataaaattaagttaaataaaaataaattcacgCTGAAATCATGCCTTCCCATGACTCGAATTACTTCTGGAGTATTCATCTAAATTCGCAGCACACAGGGCCAACAGGAAGCGGGGCCCGAGAGCCCCAAGCTTGAGTTAGGAGAGAGTTCCCTTCCTGGCATCTTCTTCTCGTTCTCCAGCACGTGACGGAGTGCGGATCTCCAATCAGTTCTTAGTTACCCGGTAAAAACAAAACGAACCCCACCGCACTATCCTGCTGTACTTCCGTTGTCTCCTGGATTCCTGACATCGTCGTTcgttttctctccctccatcactcTGAGCGAGCACTCTGAGCTTATTTAAGCCCCCTTCCTcgaaagttttctttttagggctggggaggtagcttAGTGTTGCTGTCTCCACAAGT is a genomic window containing:
- the Rpl5 gene encoding 60S ribosomal protein L5 isoform X1, producing MGFVKVVKNKAYFKRYQVRFRRRREGKTDYYARKRLVIQDKNKYNTPKYRMIVRVTNRDIICQIAYARIEGDMIVCAAYAHELPKYGVKVGLTNYAAAYCTGLLLARRLLNRFGMDKIYEGQVEVTGDEYNVESIDGQPGAFTCYLDAGLARTTTGNKVFGALKGAVDGGLSIPHSTKRFPGYDSESKEFNAEVHRKHIMGQNVADYMRYLMEEDEDAYKKQFSQYIKNNVTPDMMEEMYKKAHAAIRENPVYEKKPKREVKKKRWNRPKMSLAQKKDRVAQKKASFLRAQERAADS
- the Rpl5 gene encoding 60S ribosomal protein L5 isoform X2 yields the protein MGFVKVVKNKAYFKRYQVRFRRRREGKTDYYARKRLVIQDKNKYNTPKYRMIVRVTNRDIICQIAYARIEGDMIVCAAYAHELPKYGVKVGLTNYAAAYCTGLLLARRLLNRFGMDKIYEGQVEVTGDEYNVESIDGQPGAFTCYLDAGLARTTTGNKVFGALKGAVDGGLSIPHSTKRFPGYDSESKEFNAEVHRKHIMGQNVADYMRYLMEEDEDAYKKQFSQYIKNNVTPDMEEMYKKAHAAIRENPVYEKKPKREVKKKRWNRPKMSLAQKKDRVAQKKASFLRAQERAADS